ACGATACGATGGCCCAGGCGGCAGGTGGACGCGTCAGCAACATCTGGCCGTTCTACCTGGGGAAATTTTCCGAGAAGCCGTTTTTCGGTTGGGGACCGGGAGCCAGCGAGTACCTGGGAATGTCGGCTCACAACGACTTTTTGTGGTCCCTGGTGGAAATGGGCGGGGTCGGCTTCATACTGCTTCTTCTGTTCTTGGCTTTCGCCCTCAAAGAGATCCTGGCCAACAGGGACACCACCTTGCGCCTGCAGGCCCTGATCCTGTTTACCTTCCTTCTTCTGGCCGGGCTGACCCACAACACCCTCAGCCTGAAATCCTACGCCCTGGCCTGGGGAGCTTTATGCTTCTTGGCCAAGTTGTCCGTAAAGCAGGAGATCCAGCCCCGCCCAACGCCTGCAAGGATCCAATCATAGCCGGTTTTTCTCCTCCTTTGGCTGGGATTTCTCACAGAAAAACCTGCCGATGGAACGAATTGAATCAGCGACTTGGCTTAAATCCGAGGTTCTGGGGGCGAAAAGGCGGATCAGCCCCGTTCCGCTGAATTTTTTGAAAGCCAGGCAGAGAATCAGAAGGCTGGCGAGGTGACTGCCGAGCACCCCGATAGCGGCCCCCATCATGCCGATCCGCGGCAGGAGCAGATAAAGCAGAAGGATGTTGACAACTGCTCCCAGAGCCACGCTGAGGGAGGCGTATCCGGGACGGTTGGTCCCGAGAAAGTAGGGTTCCAGCATCTTTGAACCGCAACGCAGGGTCATGCCGACGGCCAGCACCTGAATCAGGGGAACAGCTGGCAGGAATGCCGGTGAAAACAGAATAGTGACGATCGGATGGGCCAGAATCGCAATCACCAGCAGCAGGATTCCGCAGGAAATTCCGGCCAGCCGAAAACACTCAGCCACCAGATCCCTGCGACCGTCGGGGTCCCCGGCTATACGGGGGCTCAACACCTTGTTCAGGGAATCGGGGATGACCAGGACCTGCGCCATGAGCCGCATGGCAACGGAAAACATCCCGATTTCCGCCTGGTTCGAAAAAAATGCCATGATCATTGTGCCCATTTGGGCATTGGCCTGATTGCTGATTTTTCCTACGTAATACTTGCTTCCATAGACCAGAATTTTTTTCATGCCATTGAGGTTGGGTCGGGTCCATCCCAATTGAAATCTGGTTCGGAAAAAATAGAAACAGAGAACAATGATCACGGTTTCGCTGGAAATATTGGCGAACAGAGCGCCCTCCACCCCGCCTTTGAACATCCCGACGAAGATCAGGGTGAAAAGCAGATTTCCTACCGCTCCGGCAATGGAGACGGTTGAATAACAGGCAATGTCCCTGACGGCGACAAAAAGCCTCAAAAAAACCGTCGAAAATATACCGAACGGTATGGTGAGGATGGCGACGAGGAACTGGCTGTGGGTCGCTTTTGACAGGAATTCAAAATCGCCCTGCAGCAACAGCAGCCCGACTGTCATGGCCAGGATGCTGGCCAGCAGACTGTAAATCGAGACATAGACGGCACCTTCGGACAGGGTGAAATGTTTTGCAGCGACAAAATAGATGCTCGCGCTTTCACATCCCAGCAGAAAAACCAGGGTCAGCATCATGGAAAAAATCAGACAGACTGCGTAGGCCCCCCGACCTTCGGGCCCGAGAACCCAGGCAAGGCAGCTCTGCGTTCCCAGAACCATGAACAGACCGACGATACGGGTCATGAACGTAACACTGAAGTCAAGAAAACCGATGCGCATGGGAGCTTCCCGACAGGAAAGAGATGAATATTAAAAGACTCAATTGCTGTTTTTGGAGATAAGGTATCTGTTTTTTTTGGAGGACAGGTATCTATAGAAGGAACCTCCGGGCAACGCTGCCAGGTAATGCTTATAACACCTGAAATTAACAGGATTTTTTTTAATAGCCGCAAGCAGGTTTTTTTTCCCGTTTTCGACATCCCCTTTGGCACAGTAAAGGAAGCCGATAACGAAATAGTGATGACTCAGGACCTTCGGTTTATTTTGAACAAGGGGCATGATCTTCTTGAGAAGTTTGACTTTCCCTTGAATTTTCGAACCCATGTTGTGAGTGATTCTCGCATCATGGTTCAAGAACTTCACCAGGGGACAAGAAACATAATCGATCGGGCGAACCTGAGCGATTCTTATCCAGAGATCCCAGTCCTGAGAACTGGGCAGGCTGACATCGAATCCACCGACCTGATTAAAGCAGTCCCTGCCGACGACCGCCGATGAGGTTGTCCCGATACAGTTTTCCATTAACAGGAGGTCGTCCAGTTTTCCTCGCCATGAGGGCTGGAATTCCCGGTAAATCTCGTTGTTTTCAGCATTGACGTAATAGTATCCGCTATAGACCATGCCCATTTCCGGATCGGTTTTGAAAACTTCAAGCTGCCGTTGCAGTTTGTCCGGAAGCCACTCATCGTCATCGTCTAGAAAAGCGAGGTATTTACCGCTTGAAACAGCGACACCGGCATTTCTCGCCTCTGCGGCGCCTTTCCGTTCAGTCTGGCGGAAAAACTTCAACCGGGGGTCCTTGATCTGCTCCACCACTTCCGCAGTTTCATCCTCGGAACAATCGTCCACGACAATGAGTTCAAGGTCTTCAAAGGTCTGGTTCAATACGGAATTTATCGCCTTTTCTATCATGTGGGCGCGGTTGCAGGTGGGCACGACGACACTCACTGAAGGCATAGAGCTCTCCTGTTGATGGTTTAACGGCCCCTTCTGTTCATCATGGCCGAGTCAAGCGGAGGGTTGCCACCTTCGACCTGACGGGCGAAGTCGTGAAGAACCTCCTCGATATTTGAATAACCGTCCGCATCATCATCCCGGTCGGGCGCATGGGGAATTTTGAAGGGCCGGAACGAAGGCCGGCATTCGGGCCACCCTCCAACCTGTTTCGGACTGTCGATAATCCTGCCCGTTCGCTCCATGACGTCCCGTAGCACCCTGGCATCGATCGGATCACGGTCACTGGGTCTGGCCCCGACATGGGCCAGTAACCCCTCTTCACTTTTGTGCGCCGCCACCATCCGCAAAGAATCGGGCCAGTCCAGGGGGGAGGATATTTTTGAAATTTTCCGGTTCGAAGGGCACAGAATCACACCCGCATAGCGGTTTCCGGAAAGGTAGACTTTGCTGTCGGGGGTGTCCTTGCCAATCTTGATGGCACAGGCGTTCTTTGGAGTGTCTGGACCCGAAATGAACAGGTTACCGACAATGGTCGCCCTTGATGGGCCTTGCTTCCAGCCGTCGCTGATATGAAAGAAGGATTGGGAACCGGTATTATAAAAGACGTTGTTTACGGCAATCAGGGACACATTGCCGTAAACCAGGGGATTCCTGGTTTTGTTATGAGCGAACAGATTGCCCCACAGGGAAAGGTTCTCGATGTTATTACCGACCAGCAACCCCTTGGAATGGGCTCCTTCCGGATGGATGGAATGGTTCAACCCCTCGCTGATGATCGAATTCCCGATGGTGACATTTCGCACCCGGCTGCCATCGAGCTTGGCCCAGACCGACATGTTTTCGTCTGTGGCCCAGCTCACGGAGACATGATCGATCACCACATTTTCGGAAGGGCTGACGATCTTGAGGCCATCCCGGCTCTCGGGATCGGGACCTTTCCGGCCATCCCCGCACCGGATTTTCAGATGCTGCACCAGAACATCGTGGGTGGCGATGACCAGGCCGGCTCCCTTGAGGGTGATTCCCGGCGATGGAGCGGTCTGTCCGGCCAGGGTGAAATAGGGATTGGAGACGGTAACCTCCTCGTCCAGTTCAATGATTCCTCCAACCTCGAAAACCACTATGCGAGGACCTTTTCGCTCCAGAGCTTCCCGCAGGGATCCCTTCCCGCTGTTTTCCAGGGTGGTGACCTTGATGATTCTACCTCCCCTGCCCGCCGGCGTTTCGGTTCCGAATCCCTGGGCTCCGGGAAAGACGGAAACCGCTTTTTCCCGAGGATGAAAACAGGACATTCCCGACAAAACCGCAAGAAAGAAAATCGTCGATGACAGGACTGCCCCGATCCGCAGCAGGTGTCTCATCTCAACCTCACAGAAGATTCATGGATTCTAACATTGCGTCAAGTATAGCAGGATTTTGCAGACATAAAAAAAAGGGCCTTCGTGCCAATGTACGAAAGCCCTTAAATCTACGTCATATTTTCAAAGGTGGATTATTTCTGCCCCACCTGTACAGCCATCTGGTACAGTTTTTCCTCGATGTTGGTGTAGCCGTTGCCGTTGTCGTCCCCATTGGGATTGGTCCCCTCATCGAAGGCCCTGTAGGCGTCGGGATAGTTCGGCCAGCCGCCGGGCGCTCTGGTTCCGTTGCCATCGACGCTGTCCACCCAGCTGCCCTTTTTGTTGACCACTTCACCTGTGGAGGGGTTGGCGATGCGGTTGTCAACGGCATCGCGTTTGGCGGGTCTTGCCCCGGCATTGGTCAGAACGCTGTTCAGGATATCGTTCTCTTTGGTCAAGTACTTGATGCCGGACAGGGACACCGGAGGAGCCGAGGTGAAGTAACCGGTGCTTCCCGATTGAACCTTGCCGCCATCATAGTAGTTGGCCGTTTCGTGGACCGCGGTTCCGGAAGGGGAACTGCTTTCGATTTTGATGGCCGCCGGTGCCGTCGTACCGGGCCCTTTTCGGAAAACATTGCCGACCACGGTTGCCTTGGGAGGGCCGTCTCCCCAACCGTCGCCAATGGAGCAGAAGGAATAGGCACCGGCATTGTAGAACACGTTGTTGACGATCAGGATCTCCGTACGACCGTAGACCATGGGGTTGCGGGTCTCGTTGTGGGCCTGGAGATTGCCGATGAAAGCGATGTTCTTGTTGCGACGTCCGGCCAGATATCCTTTGGAATGCTTGCCGTCGGTATGAACCGAGTAGCGCAGGCATTCGCTGATGATGTTGTTGGAGAAGGTAACATCACGCACGTCGGTCCAGGTATCGGCGTTTTCATCCACGCCCCAGCTGATGGAACAATGGTCGATCACGACATTGTAGGACGGTTTGAGAATCTGGACGCCGTCGGGGGGCGAGGTCGCCACCTCGTCGCCGACGCGGATGGCAAGATGCTGCACCAGCACGTCGTTCGTGGTGATCGACAGGCCATACCCCCGGATCATGATCCCCTGACCGGGGGCCGTCTGGCCGGCGACTGTGCAATAGGGGTTGCGTATTCTCAGGTTGGAGTTCAGATGAATGGTCCCCCCCACCTCGAAGACGACGATCCTTGGACCGGACGCTTCCAGGGCGGCCCTCAGGGAGCCGGAACCCGAGTCGTTCAGGTTGGTGACTTTGATGATCTTTCCGCCGCGGCCGGCCTTGGAATCGGTACCGAATCCCTGAGCTCCGGGGAATATTTTCACCGGACCGGAGATCACGGGATTTTTGGTGCCGCCCGCAGTGGTGTCGCTGTCAGGCATGGCCGCTGCCGCGACCGACAGCGCATTGCTTTGCGGAAATTCAACGGGGTTCATCTGCGTCCACCGCGCCTCGATCACGAAGCTGTGCTTGGCACTGGTATTCAGACCACGGATGGTATGGCTGGTGCCGGTGGTACGGTAGGCGGTGTTGGTATCGTGCCCGTCGATCCAGATGTCGTATCCGCCTGCAGGAGTGCCGGCCGGATTGTTCGGCATGGTCCAGCTCAGGACATATGTCCCGTTCTCCAGCTTGGCGGTTTGCAGTTGAGGAGCGGGGCAGGGTTTTGCATCCGCGATGTTGACCGTCACCGGGACCGCCGTCGACCGGGTCGAGTTCCCTGCCTGATCGTGGGCCAGAGCGGTCAGGGAATGGGTTCCGTTGTTGGCTGCGGTGATAGGAATGCTGACCGAATAAGGGCTGGTGGTATCGGTCCCGAGCAGACTGGTGCCGTCATAGAATTCAACCTTGGTCACCCCCGTGTTGTCCTTGGCTGCAGCGACGATCGTCAGAGTCTGTGCCCTGTTCAGCGCGGTACCGGCGGCAGGACTGGTAATCGCTGCCGTCGGAGGAGCGTCGGCTCCCTGGGCATGAACGGTCACCGCTTCGGATTGCGGGAAAACCACCGGGCTCGTCTGAGTCCACCGCGCCTCAATGGTGAAGGCCTGAATTTTGTTAATATCCAGTCCGGAAATGGTCTGACTGGTATCGGTGGTGCGGTAGACGGTATTGGTGTCGTGCCCGTTGATCCAGATGTCGTAACCGCCGGCCGGAGTTCCGTCGGGGTTGTTCGGCATGCTCCAGTCCAACAGATACTTTCCGTTTTCCAGTTTTACGGAATGGAGGACGGGCGCCGGATGAGCGGTCGCCGTCTCCACGGTCACTGTTGTGGAACGGGGGAACTGGGCGGGATTCACCTGGTACCACCGGGCTTCCACGCTGAAGGTGTGCCTCACGTTGGGGTCCAGACCGCTGATGGTCTGGCTGGTGCCGGTGGTGCGCCATTTGGTTGCGCTATCCTGGCCGTCGATCCAGATGTCGTAGCCACCGGAAGGCACCTGGCTGGTTCCGGCGGGCAAACTCCAGTTCAAGACATAATTGCCGTCAACCATTTTTGCGCTATTCAATACAGGGGCCGGATAGGTGGCCGCGGAAGCTTCTCCTGAAAAACCTGATAACAGAGCAAGGCCGATAAGCCCGCATAGCAGAGTTGAAAAGAAATAATTTCCTGCTTTTCTTCCTGCTTTTCTTGCTGACATCCTTTTTCCTCTCCTTGTCATTTTGGGCCCGCCTCATGCGGGTCCGGGTCACAACGCAGGGATCACAATCGCCTGGGTGCCTTGGAAAAGGCACAAAAAAACGCTTTCTTCGAGATGCAAAGAAGCGCCAACAAATCACTTTTGAAATGTCAGTACGCTTTCACATTCTTTTCGGCAGCCCGGCCACCCGTTCCAGTTTCAAAACTGAACGGATCCTCGGCTTTGCGTCCCCGGATCTCTCCGGGTTTGCCTTTATCGAAGATTGCGACTTTCCAGACCTCCCTCTTTTGCCTGCCCCCTGCTTACCGATACCGGGGGGTGATGAGTTAATCTTCAAAACCTTCGGCCTGCTGACCGCCAGCAGCCTCTTTGACACTTCCCCCTTTCAGCAAGGCTTATGCCAGCAAATATTTTTACCAAAAAACAACAACTTGCGGATTTTTTGACAATAGTGATTTCAGCAGTTTAGACCAGGAAAAATTTTGGTTAATAAAATTGCTCAACATTTCGAAGAATTCGAAGGAAATTCTGGAGAAAAGGATTTTTTCAATAATCCCCTAGCCATAGGAAGGAATAGTGAATCGGGCAAGGACCAGGCCTGTCAAAATTTGTCTGACGGATCAGGCCATATAACTGACGGGGATTTTGGAATGGAGTCTGTCTTTCTATTTAAACTCTTGTTTTCTCGATGTTTTTAGAAAACCTATCCCGGAAAAAATGAATTCCGGCGGAGAATCTTCAGGTGTTTCCATGCCATCAATTTGTCGTTTTTCGGCAACACAGGAGGGCGGGGTTCCTTTTGGGAGGCAGAACTCCGGCGGTTTCAACCACTGTCGCCGATCGATGACAAGCCGGCACCAATAAATCGCCCTCGATGGCTCTCCATCGAGGGCGATTCCCGTGGACACTTAGTCGACCCGCATTCTCAATCAGCCTGTGGAATCCGCAGCCAGGTCAAAATCTTCCCCCGGCCAAGGCTCTTTCATCCCCTTTTTCCTGACCCGGTCCTTGATGCGGTTGACATGCCCCCGGCCAAGAGCCTTCACCTCGCACCCCAGTTCGAAATAGCGCTCGATCTGATCATCGGTCAGAATGCCGAAGCAATCCACTATCGCAACCGGTCCCCCTGTCATCCGGAACACATCCTCCGGCTCCAACTGATAGTAAGGGGCGTGGCGAACCGCAAGGACGACGGCCTCGGCTCCCTCCAGGGCATCGGCAAGGTCGCGGGTCATGGCGAACCCCTGCAGGTCCTGCTGATTGCGGAAGAACCGGGACAGGCTCATGCCGGTAGCCGGGTAGTGCTCCTGGTTTTCCAGCTCCCACCAATGTTCCACGTAGGGATCGTGGGCCCGTATCTCGGCTCCCATCTCCTTCAGTTTACGTACCAGCACTTCAGACCCGCTGTAGCGGGTGTCGCCAATATCCTCACGATAGGAAACCCCGAGAACCGTTATCGGCGTCGCGGCCACGATCTTGCCCATGTTTCTCAAGCTGTCGCGGACCAGCTGCACCACGTGCAGGGCGCGGGTGTCATTGATATCGATCGCTTCCGGAGTAATCCGGAAGATATCGTTTTCAAACCCCATCAGGTGCCGATAGGCCCACAAACCGAGACCGCCGTCTTTCGGCAGACAATAGCCTCCGATGCCCGGCCCCGGAAAAATCATGTTGCTGTGGGTCGGTCGCACCCTGATGGCGTCGATGACTTTGATCAGATCCACCCCGTTGGTTTCGGCGAACAGCGACCATTCGTGGAGAAAGGCCAGAATGGTGGCGCGGTAGCTGTTCTCCACGATCTTGCAGGTTTCACTTTCAATGGGGCGCTCGAGAACAGTCAGGGGGAAATCCCGGGTGTTGAGAACTTCCGTCAGAAATTTTTCGATCCGCTGACGGCTCACGGGATTGATCCCACTGCAGACCCGCCAGAAATCACGCACAGAGCGGACATATTCCTTGCCCGGCATGACCCGTTCATAGCTGTGGGCCAATTGGGGTTCATCGGCGATGCCGCGATGGCGAAAGGCCTTCTTCAGAGCCGGGTAGGCGACGTATTCGGTGGTGCCGGGAGGAACTGTGGTTTCGATCAGAACCAGGCATCCGGGAGGTATTTTTTCACCGATAATGGCGAAGCACTCCTCCAGAGCGCTGATGTCGGCATATCCGGAGCGCAGATTCCCGAGATCGCGTTTGACGAAATCGCACTGGATATCGACAACCACCACGTCGGCGAGCTTCAGGACATCATAGGTATAGGTGGCGACCAGGTTCTTTTTGTCGCACACGCAACGGCGGATGATTTCCGCCACTTCGGGATCTTCAGCCTTGACCGGGCAGATGCCGCGATTGAACAGGGGAATTTTCCAAAAGCTGCGTGTACTGGGTCGTTGCATGCCGATAACGAACTTTGTGGGTTTGCCCGTTTCGGGCTCAACCGAATCGGCCACCACTCCCGCCATCACAGCGCCAACAAAGCCGAGTCCCATGACCACGACTATTTCAAAACCTTCCGCCCTTTTTTCCCTGACCACGGCTTCCAAGCGGTTGAATTCTTCGGCATAGGACCGTTCGTCCGGAAGTTGGAACTTCTCACCATCCGGGCTAACTGAAAACTTCATACGACCTCCTTTTTTCCATTTCTGGGAATTGATTTGAGAAAATCCTGAATTACCGGCAATTGGCATCGATCCTGGAGCAATTGGAAAAATTTTAGCCTCTCAATTATTCCCCAATGTTTTTATAAATTCAACCGGGTTGGTTTTTTTAAAAAAAAGCCCCTGGAATGAGTTCCAGGGGCCTTTCAGGAAATATGTTCGGTCAACCTTTCAAAACTGCCGATCTTTTACCAGGCGATCGATCAGGGAATGTCCGCTCTCAACGAACACTTCCGAGGATTCAGCGGCTTTCTCATTGTAGGCGATGTTCCTCCCGGTTCCCCTCGCTCCTTCCGCTTCCAACGTTGAATCGAACAGCACAAAGGGAACAGGATTGCTGGTGTGCGTTTTTCTGGCCAGGGGCGTGGGGTGGTCGGGCAGCACCAGCAGACGGAAATCACCCAGTGCAGGCAGACCATCCATCATGGTGCCGACCACCAGTCGGTCGAAGTTCTCGATGGCCCGGATCTTCTCCTCAAGATTCCCCATGTGAGAAGCCTCGTCGGGCGCCTCCACATGGACGTAGATATAATCCCTGGTTTTCAAGGCCTCCAGGGCATATCGGGCCTTGGCCTCGTAGTCGGTATCGATGTAACCGGTGGCACCGGGGACGTTGATGACATCGAGCCCGGCATAGATGCCGATCCCCTTGATCAGATCGACGGCCGAAATGACCGCACCGGTGATGCCAAACTTTTCCTGCAGGGTTTCCATTTTCGGAGCGCGTCCGTGGCCCCACAGCCAGATGGCATTGGCCGTCGGTTTCCCGGCGGCCAAACGGTCCAGGTTCACTTTGTGCCCGGTTAAAATTCGGCTGGCGCTGTCAGCCAGCCGCTGAAGCGCATCAGCCCCTTCTCCTTTCGGCAGAAACGAGGCTACGGGCTGCCCGGTAATGTCATGGGGCGGCGTAAACTCCAGTTGGTCCCGGCCCCCTTTCCAGACCATCAGGTGTCGATAGGAAACGCCGGGATGAAAGGCGAATTCACCGCCGCCGAGTTCGGCCTGCAGGGCTTCAATGAGCAGCCTGGCCTCGGCCGTGGAAATATGTCCCGCCGAAAAATCATCCATCACCGTTGTACCGCCACGGCTGCCGAGAGTGACCAGATTGAGGCGGAAAGCGATATCCCCGGAGCCGAGGGAGACCCCCATGCTGGCCGCCTCGAGAGGGGATCTGCCGCTGTAGCACCGGGCGGGATCGTAACCGAACACTGACAGGTTGGCGACATCGCTGCCGGGGGGAAAACCGGGAGGGATGGTTTGAACCATGCCGAGTATGCCGCGCCGGGCCAGATCGTCCATGCGGGAGGTATCCGCAGCTTCCAGAGGGGTTTTTCCGCTCAGTTCGGGCATCGGCTCATCGGCCATGCCGTCGCCCAGCAAAATGACATATTTCATGGAAATCCTCAAAGTTCAGTAAAAGTGCCATTCAACCCAAGCCCGGTCATACCGGTTTCATTGGGAGTCGCAGTCGCACGGGAAAAAGCTTCACCCCCGGGGATGGTGCTGTTCATGGAGTTTCTTCAGCCTTTCCCTGGTGACGTGTGTGTAGATCTGGGTCGTGGAGATATCCGCATGTCCGAGCATGGTCTGCACCGACCTGAGATCCGCTCCGTTTTCCAAAAGATGGGTCGCGAAGGAATGTCGCAGGGTATGCGGGGTGATGTTCTTGCGGATTCCGCTGACCAGGGCCCTCCGCTTAATAATCTTCCAGAACCCCTGTCGTGTCAACCCTTTGCCTGACCGGTTCAGAAAAACGCAGGGGTACTGTTCCTGTTTCAACAGCAGGGGCCGGGCATGAACCAGGTAATGGACCAGTGCTTCGCAGGCCGTTTCCCCCATGGGCACGACGCGCTGTTTACTCCGCTTGCCGAAAGCCACCAGATATCCGGCATCCATCTGCAGATCGGACATTTTCAGCGAAACCAGTTCCGAAACCCGCAAGCCGGTGGCATAAAGCAGCTCCAGCATGGCGCGATCGCGAATTTCGAGGCAGCCTTCCCCCCGGGGAGCCTCCAGCAGGCGTTCCACCTCGCCAGGAGAAAGGGTCTGGGGCAGCGGAGTCAGGGAACGCGGGGTGGTCACCTGAGACGCCGGATTCCTCTCCGCCAATCCCTCCTGGAGCAGAAATTTGTGAAAATTGCGAATGGCGACGAGGGTCCTGGCCCGGCTTCTGGGCGAAAGACCGGACTGCTTGAGGGTTCCGAGAAAATCCAACACCGACGTGGAGGTAATTTCGCCCGCCTGCCCGCACCCCCGATCCAGCAGAAAGCCGACATAGCGGGACAGATCCCGTCCATAGGCGTCGAGGGTGTTGGCGGATAGCCCTTTTTCGACCACCAGATAGTTAAGAAATTGATCGAGGTTTTGATTCAGAATCATTGTTTTTCAAATCTTTTTATGGTTTGTCAGCAGGTTTCTATCGCCTCCAGCAGTTTTTCCCGCAGCTCTTTTATCTTATCCTCGTCATGAATCTTGTAGCCGAAAATATCATGGATATAAAAGGTGTCGGCAACCTGATCCACTTTTGTGGAGATACGGGACACCCCGATGTAGTACCCCATTTGTGACAAGGTGCGGGTTATGGCGTAAAGGAGACCAACCTTATCGTGGGTGAAAATGTCCACCACGGTATATTTTTCTGAAATTTCGTTGTCGACTTCGACCCGGCTCGGGACCTTGGGCCTCTCCAGGGTAGGCAGCCAGGCCGGCCGGTGCCGCTTCCGAACCAGTTCGTCCACCATCATCCGGCCTTCCAGCACGGCGGCCATGTGCTCGCGCACCTTTTCCCATTTCTCCTCAGCGATCAGGGGCTGCCCCGGGGGGCCGCAGACCTGAAGAATATCAAGAGCGACTCCGTCATTCTGCGTGTAGATGCGGGCTCCGAGAATGTTGATGGCGAAGGCGGTCAGGACTCCGGTAATCATGCTGAACAGGGCGGGCATGTCGAGAGTGACGACGGTCAGTTCGGCATAACCCTCCTCGACGGCGTTTTCAACCTTGAAGCAGAGGGTCTCACCGCGCAACCGGGAAATCATTCGAATGTGCTCGGCGATGGCATCGGACCGATGAGCAAAAAGGTAACGGGTGCTCATCATTCTCAACCGCTCCTTCACCACCCGCTCGCCCAACTCTTCACTGAGCAGTTCGACCACCCGGCGCTTGCGGTTGCGCACTTTTTCGGAACGTTTTTCCAGTTTGAAATCGCCCCGTTCGAGAATGTCGTAGATCGTCTCGTAAAGCTCCCTCAGCAGCATGCCTTTCCATGCGGTCCATACATCCGGCCCGACAGCCTTGATATCGGCGAATGTCAGCAGATAGAGCATTTTCAGGTTTTCGCTCATCCCCATGAGTCGGGCGAACTGCACGATCAGGGTTTCATCGTGCATATCACGCCGCTGGGAAATATGGGCCATTTTCAGATGATGGCGCACCAGGAACTGAAGTCTTTGACTGTCTTCCCTGTTCAGACCAAGACGGCGGGCTATCGTGGGAACCATGTCAGCCCCTTTGTTGGCATGGTCGTGCCCCTCCCCCTTGCCGATATCGTGCAGAAGGATGGCGAGGATCAGCAGTTCCCTTTTTTCAATGTCCCGGGCGACGCGGGTGAGCACAGGATGAATGTCGCCATAATCCCCCTT
This portion of the Syntrophotaleaceae bacterium genome encodes:
- the xerD gene encoding site-specific tyrosine recombinase XerD translates to MILNQNLDQFLNYLVVEKGLSANTLDAYGRDLSRYVGFLLDRGCGQAGEITSTSVLDFLGTLKQSGLSPRSRARTLVAIRNFHKFLLQEGLAERNPASQVTTPRSLTPLPQTLSPGEVERLLEAPRGEGCLEIRDRAMLELLYATGLRVSELVSLKMSDLQMDAGYLVAFGKRSKQRVVPMGETACEALVHYLVHARPLLLKQEQYPCVFLNRSGKGLTRQGFWKIIKRRALVSGIRKNITPHTLRHSFATHLLENGADLRSVQTMLGHADISTTQIYTHVTRERLKKLHEQHHPRG